DNA from Pirellulales bacterium:
GCGCCGGCGGCGACAAAGTCTCCGCCCTGAATCTCAAACTTGTTCGCGTAACCGATGACTTGCTCATCGTCGTGGCAATAATCGAGCGGGATGCGCGGCTTCGAGGGTGTGATTCCACTTAGATCGTGAACCACGGGGCCAAAATAACTGTCAACCGGTTCAGCGGTCCGTGCCAACAATGTGACGGGAGCTGTCTTCGCGTTCTCGCCATTCGACCCTAAACTGACATCGGCCGAAAAACGGCAAGCCTTTGCCGGTACTTTACGCTGCAACTGCATTTTCTGTTTCCGTAACCTGCGTCGGGGTATTCACCGACAAACCCAAACTCTTCAACAATATTTGTTCCGACGCGAGCGTTGCGGCAATCGCGTAGAAATCCTTCCCTTGCTCTTTCAAAATATCTGTTCGCGTATCGAGTCCCGCAGCGACGGCCAAAATATTCGCCTGCACTTCTTTCATGGGATCGATCCAACTAACGCCGGTCGGAACCCACTCCCAAGACAAGTCGCGAATGTCCGCTTTCAATAAACCGTCTTGAATCCAGAGCGAAATGCGCCACGCCGTTAAGCTATCGAGCAATGCTTGTAAGTCGACGCGTTTGATTTTTGCCGCCAGCTCGTATTGCAATAGTGCCTGGCGGCAACCGCTATAGTTAGTAAAGTTTTCGGCGTAGAAAGAATAAGGGATGTCAAGCGCTTTCAGCGCCACCCCGATCATCGTTTCGCTGAACTCTTTGAATTCGGTGGACGGTGTTTTTGTCTCTAGGAATTCGGCCCGGTCGCCGGGGTCAAGATCCATGAAGATCGGGCCACGGCCGAAGTCGACGTTATATCGATCTTCACTGTCACTAGCCCCATCTAAAATGGTTTCATGCGAACCCATCTCCGCCGACTTCTCTCGGAAGACGGAGAGGGCAAACAACTGACTGACCTTCATCTTGGCCAGTGCGTAATCGAATGCTTCGTAAGTATCCCGCAGCGTGTTAATTGCTGCAGCAAACGGACTCACCCCTCTTACTTGGTCAAACCGATCGAAATATCCGAATTGGTAAACGTTTTTTGCATCGAGTAGTCGCTCAAAAATAAACTGTGTCGGAAAACCACCGGCGTCGCTTACTTTGCCACGTTTACAGAGCGAGTATTGGACGGGCTTGCCGAATGGATCGGTACGAATACCGTGAATAAAATCTGCGATCGTATAACCGGTCTCCGGTGGAATACCGGCGTCCGGCGTCCGGATTCGATCACCCTCAATTGCTTGGACTCGACCGTCTTTCAGCTTCAGCAGAAAAACGTCACCATCTACGGTGCGGCGCATTACTGACAGTCGGATAAACTTTTGGAGTCCGAAGCGGCTGGTTACGTCGAAATTAAATGGTTTTGACCACCAAGTAACGAGCTTTTGCAGTTGGGCATCAAGTTTGTCGTTCCCGCTGCGGGCTTGGAAATTGAAAGTGCTGACGAAATCTAAGTGTTTGCGAATGAGCCAGGCGGCAATCGAAAAGTTGCGATGGATGTCGCGACTAGCCGACAGCAATTTCTTGCGAAACAGAT
Protein-coding regions in this window:
- a CDS encoding phage portal protein yields the protein MSWFKFGFGGSGYDAVKEKNRREAPTGILRSEDAELPNLFRKKLLSASRDIHRNFSIAAWLIRKHLDFVSTFNFQARSGNDKLDAQLQKLVTWWSKPFNFDVTSRFGLQKFIRLSVMRRTVDGDVFLLKLKDGRVQAIEGDRIRTPDAGIPPETGYTIADFIHGIRTDPFGKPVQYSLCKRGKVSDAGGFPTQFIFERLLDAKNVYQFGYFDRFDQVRGVSPFAAAINTLRDTYEAFDYALAKMKVSQLFALSVFREKSAEMGSHETILDGASDSEDRYNVDFGRGPIFMDLDPGDRAEFLETKTPSTEFKEFSETMIGVALKALDIPYSFYAENFTNYSGCRQALLQYELAAKIKRVDLQALLDSLTAWRISLWIQDGLLKADIRDLSWEWVPTGVSWIDPMKEVQANILAVAAGLDTRTDILKEQGKDFYAIAATLASEQILLKSLGLSVNTPTQVTETENAVAA